The genomic region AACCAAAAAGTGGCTCCTTCTGTGACTCCCCAGAGAAGCAGCTTGAAACTTGGGGGTGTCTGAGAGGCAAAGCTGGGTGAGAGAAAGCCAGGGACAGGTCACTCCCATTTGACGCGCcgttgtagcaggtcagcccctgaagaggttgactgatggtgggatggagaatgaggcccttctcttccagctcggagcatgcatctgccaccctgtctagcccacggttctgaggtgaaacggcgggtaaacagctcgcagacaatcaggctcatggaaatatttgctttattcggatggacaaaactgaagtccaaagactcagattcaattccagccagcaaaaaagctcctcgccttccacagacccctgcTCTTATACTctagagtcaggtcccacccaatggtgggatcagataccaaccaatggtggaagcagaatcaggtcctaccctagggtgggggcagaatgccaggtcacaccctagggtagggcacagattagggtgagcaacatagtaatcccccaaaatatttacatacacaacaattcccccttttgtttttagtaaacaaacaatattgtctacaattattaaaagaaaaatttgtcaataataaaagagcggctgtttgcataagcgcatcacaggaaaatgtaaagaaaaacttctaacctaagcacagggtgtctaaaaccagaaacatgtatcaaggaatcaactacaagctcctgagaagataaatctaagacgtacatagatctttcgaagagacaccagaaaggttgtgtagcaggcaagaagaagcaccttttctttatttgttgttgttgttggtggtggtggtggtcgtttttgggtcacacctggcagtgctcaggagttactcctgactccacgttcagaaatcgctcctggcagataccggcatttgaaccaatgaccttctgcatgaaaggccaatgcctcacctccatgctatctctccagctccattttcattcaagttcaggtagaccagaaagcccatctttgagggcattgaactaggcctttatttcggaagaagtagcacatacaccctctgcacagtggggagccactgcaatgatgatcaataggtatctgaatttagtccaagttcttaatccggtctgaagtccataagatgtctgaaattgatgtcgactatttatagatgggagcttaagtcacaaaccaaaacaaaatgtttaaggcagagaccctccctgtgtaaataaacaacttgagggcccatccaaaatggatggaaccttctataaacctagtattttgcctatgatgcgcccacgcaaaaaaccctgagaacagacaaaaatatcatttgggaaattatagacaataatatataactcacaaacctaaagtcaagaaagcaaaaccttaatgtaatacaacatcgattcctaatattaaaaactaaaatagaaaaacattaattacgatagtcaaaagaagtgtagtaccaaacataacttcaaaggattacagttataggaaaaacaacagatgtaatttctacagagttcaataccgatctgtaaatatgaggggtctggaactccaaaaagaccggcagaagacacttgatgggtctggaaaagcgggttgaagcctgtacaggagataacatcaagctgaatgaagaaggaaggccagtacagtcatccatgtgttggggcatccccaagcgttacatcattacatcataagttggttgggcttctgtatttcctttgggatcggtgcaatcttggggtagccattgtagaaacggtcaacaatagcattttgtatgtggatggaaaaccagaaattcagatagcacagtttaactgggatccagagactgtgggtcttgtccatggatcttttctctggtgttacattgtgacacaaatcccaggtggcttcatttccaacaagtttgcagcatatatggtgtaaaactccaacagtcatggatttcttcttcccgccgagatcaggaagcttgtagttgtgggtgaaggagatgggttgcacatgtgaaatcagttctgagggtccagggttcaggtccctgtccgggcgtcattaaaAAACAAGGCCTGCAGGCTGCAAAGGCAGAAGGCTGAATGAACGTTGCTGGGTGAGTATGAAGTGTAACAGAACAGACTTTACCACCTGAAACTGCTGCTTCAAGTTAAGATCAGCAAGGAATAAACCTCGAAACAACCAACAAGACCAAAGAAGAGTACACTTAAGTTGAAGACACAACACTTGATCTGAAACAAGAAGTTTGTGCCTACTCAACAGCTTTGAAAGAGCACTTCCCAACGCTGCTAGTAGTCTTTGTTTTCTTCAGTGCTGTACTGTGAGATTGCCCGGTGCAGCAGCAGTTGTATTCTTTATTAGCTTGATAGATCATTTTCTCTCGCTCTTTTTTTAATACTAGCAACTTTCACCCTTTGAAACGTGtgctgaaaaagaaaagtcagcaaATACTACTGAAAGTGCAATATTTGATTATCGCTGCGAGATGAGCTTTGATCCAAACCTTCTCCACAACAATGGACACAATGGGTACCCCAATGGTACTTCAGCAGCATTGCGTGAAACTGGGGTTATTGAAAAACTGCTAACCTCTTATGGATTTATTCAGTGTTCAGAACGTCAAGCGAGACTTTTCTTCCACTGTTCACAGTATAATGGCAACTTGCAAGACTTAAAAGTAGGAGATGATGTTGAATTCGAAGTCTCATCCGACCGACGGACTGGGAAACCCATTGCTATTAAACTGGTGAAGATAAAACCAGAAATTCTCCCTGAAGAACGAATTAATGGACAAGAAGTATTTTACCTGACGTACACCCCTGAAGATGTTGAAGGGAATGTTCAGCTGGAAACTGGAGATAAAATAAACTTCGTAATTGATAACAATAAACATACTGGTGCTGTAAGTGCTCGTAACATTATGCTGTTGAAAAAGAAACAAGCCCGCTGTCAGGGAGTAGTTTGTGCCATGAAGGAGGCGTTTGGCTTTATTGAAAGAGGTGATGTTGTAAAAGAGATATTCTTTCACTATAGTGAATTCAAAGGTGATTTAGAAGCCTTACAGCCTGGAGATGATGTGGAATTCACAATCAAAGACAGAAATGGTAAAGAAGTTGCAACAGATGTCAGATTATTGCCTCAAGGAACAGTTATTTTTGAAGATATCAGCATTGAGCATTTTGAAGGAACTGTCACCAAAGTTATCCCAAAAGTACCCAGTAAAAATCAGAATGACCCGTTGCCAGGACGCATCAAAGTCGACTTTGTGATACCTAAAGAACTTCCCTTTGGAGACAAAGATACAAAATCCAAGGTGACCTTGCTGGAAGGAGACCACGTCAGGTTTAATATTTCAACAGACCGACGTGACAAGTTAGAGCGAGCAACCAACATAGAAGTTCTATCAAATACGTTTCAGTTCACGAATGAAGCTAGAGAAATGGGTGTAATTGCTGCCATGAGAGATGGTTTCGGTTTCATCAAGTGTGTAGATCGTGATGCTCGTATGTTCTTCCACTTCAGTGAAATTCTGGATGGGAACCAGCTCCATATAGCAGATGAGGTTGAGTTTACTGTGGTTCCTGATATGCTGTCTGCCCAAAGAAATCATGCTATTAGGATTAAAAAACTTCCCAAGGGCACAGTTTCATTCCATTCCCATTCAGATCATCATTTTCTGGGCACTGTAGAAAAAGAAGCCACTTTTTCCAATCCTAAAACCACTAGCCCaaataaaggcaaagaaaaggaaGCTGAGGATGGCATTATTGCTTATGATGATTGTGGGGTGAAACTGACCATTGCTTTTCAAGCCAAGGATGTGGAAGGCTCGACTTCTCCTCAGATAGGAGATAAGGTTGAATTTAGTATTAGTGACAAACAGAGACCTGGTCAGCAGATTGCAACTTGTGTGCGGCTTTTAGGTCGTAACTCCAACTCCAAGAGGCTCTTGGGTTACGTGGCAACGTTAAAGGATAATTTTGGATTCATTGAAACAGCCAATCATGATAAGGAAATCTTTTTCCATTACAGTGAGTTCTCTGGTGATGTTGATAGCCTGGAACTGGGGGACATGGTTGAGTACAGCTTGTCCAAGGGCAAAGGCAACAAAGTCAGTGCAGAAAAAGTGAACAAGACACACTCAGTGAATGGCATTACTGAGGAAGCTGACCCCACCATCTACTCTGGTAAAGTCATTCGTCCCTTGAGGAGTGTGGATCCAACACAGACTGAGTACCAAGGAATGATTGAGATTGTGGAGGAAGGAGATATGAAAGGTGAAGTCTACCCATTTGGCATAGTTGGAATGGCCAACAAAGGGGATTGCCTGCAAAAAGGGGAGAGTGTCAAGTTTCAATTGTGTGTTCTGGGCCAAAATGCACAGACTATGGCCTACAATATCACACCCCTGCGTAGGGCCACAGTGGAGTGTGTGAAAGATCAGTTTGGCTTCATTAACTATGAAGTAGGAGATAGCAAAaaagctcctcgccttccacagacccctgcTCTTATACTctagagtcaggtcccacccaatggtgggatcagataccaaccaatggtggaagcagaatcaggtcctaccctagggtgggggcagaatgccaggtcacaccctagggtagggcacagattagggtgagcaacatagtaatcccccaaaatatttacatacacaacaatggtTATCCTAACTCTGCCTTATAGTGATGGCTTATAATTTCCCTTGACATAGGGAGATCCTGTGACGCTTACACCAAGTCATCCAACAAGGGGACCCAGCAATGCTGCCTCCATCTGGACAGGAGGAAGGACAGGAAGTGACTGTGGATGGAGCCTTGAGAGGCCGAGCTGGCATAGAGCTTGGAGCAGAGGCCGGAAAAGCAGCTGCTGCAGTGGAAGGGAGGTGAGGTCTGGGCCGGAGAGTGTCCTTCAAGTGCCTTCCTGTCCCTCTCACTGAAGGGAGCTGGGGACAAGCCTGAGGGCCACATTTGCCGGCTCAGGCCAAACATCAGCTGAGGACAACGGGCTCAGGGCAACAGGCTGGCTAGACCCTGGGAATCTGTAAGTGTCACATGGCATTGCCGGGGCACCTTGAAAGCTGCATCTGTAGGCCTGCCCTGGCCACACAACTCGGAGATACCTCATGCCTGGAACAGGTTCCTGGCTCACCCTAAATTCACTCAGGGGGTCTGCGAGCAGCTGCTGAGGCGGCATAAGGATTGCTTAACTGTTTCTCCTGAGTTTCTTTCTACTGGCCTCTGGCTGCTGGTTGTCTGCAACCGGCACTGTTTCACTAGCGTGGTTGtaaggccacagccagtggtactGAAGGGTGGAGAGCTATTCCCGGCCTGCACTCAGAGGACCACACTCCAGGCTTCCGCTGCTCCACTCACTCGTTCTCATGTGGGAAGCACTTCCAGGGCTCAGCCACTGTCCTGGGACATCCACCTatgtttttatctcttttcttaaCGTCTGACCCAAATGAAAGCCCAAGGCTGGACCTGGGGTCTCTAGTTTCATTCACAAATGAGCCAGAATATCTGTAAACCCCAACCCTCATCCAATCCCCATGGCCTGGTGTCCTGATCATACTCTCTGCCCGGTGACACTAAGGAAGCGAACTTGTCAACTGCGACCTCAATtccaagaaaatattaatttgtttgttttggggccacacccattggaattcaagggttactcttgcctctatgctcagaattactcctggcaggctcaggggatgctatgggatgctgggaattgaacccaggtttgctttgtgcaagacaaacacctttctttctgttttatggctccagccccaagcaatCTTGCCAATAGTGACCCCATTGAGGGCAAGGCCAACTCTATCCTGTTCGCTATTGTACCCCAAGAGCCCATGATAACACCTAGTCTCCAGCCCTGCACCCCTCAAAAAGGGCTTACTAAACACTGTGGGGGTCTCCATTCACCTGGCAGACTGGGGTAAGATGTCCAGGGAGCAGGGGACCAAAGCTGACAGACTCATGGGGTGCAGAAATGTCCATCAGTAACAAGTTAGATCATGGAGAAAAATCACTAGAAAGGGGGGACTCACCCTCAAAACCAATCCAGAAGCATGAGACCCTTGTAGGAAGCCAATTGGCCCAATTGGTCCAACCAATTTGAAAATACCCAACAATCCGGATATTGTAGGTCGTTTTCACTCCCCGAAGGAAATTTATTCTGCACCCACCCACGTACGCATCCTTATTCTAAAAGCATGTTTGATAGTCGGAGGTTTAAGGGGTGTGTCCTGTTTGTTCCCTCCCCAGAATTGGCTTCTGACTTCACACCAGTAGGAGGAATAAAGCTGGGGTTCCCCTTACACCCCCAGCActgaaatccctgagcaccactggggtggcaTGCTAGGATTCTGCACCCCAGGACCTGAGCAGGGGCCAATCCGTGGGCTCCAAAAAGCGTGGAGTGGGGGTTTCCACGCAAGTCTGCGGTACTAGGAGGGCCATATTGGGGCACACGTTGGGTGCTTTCCTGGCTCAGTCTGGAGGAAAAAAGCTTTGTACTGACTGTGGAAACAGCTGGCCAGAGGTGCTCTGGGCCAGAATCATTGCCCTGAGAAACAGCCTGGAAAGAGAAGCTCTGCTCCTGGCCCCTGAGAAATGTCAACAAAGGGCGCCGGGGAGCCAGAGCAGAGCTGGTCACACCCCATCTGTGTTTGAGGGTACAGGGGGTGCACAGGCCCCGCTGAGTAAACAGTGTCTGGCAGACAGAGGGGGGGGGACACTGAGCtgaaaaccaccccccccccaaacacacatataCTCAGAGCCACTGTTTTCACTGGCGACTTCACCCACCTCCACTCCCCATTGGCTGCATCCTGAGCCCCGCTGCTCCATTCTGGAACATTCTGAAGGGTCTCAGAATGAGAGGTTGGTGTGGGTCCAATGACACTACCCTGTCCTCCTCTCCCAGCCAGCCAGGTAGGACCAGAATCTTCACCCATCTTGtgctcaggtcagctgtgtgcgtgCTGGGACCTTCCCCCACTGAATTCTGGGTGGCCCTCAAGGCAGACTTTTTCCAAAAAGTTTTTGCCCTTTAGCATAGAACAGAGCCAAGGGGATTATGCTTCCCTGGTAGCTGAGCAAATGTCACAGAGCACTGGAATGTATGACTTGCAGGGTTTAGTCCAGTCTGGCTTCCGTTCCGGCTTCCACCCCAACCTGGCCCCCAGGGGGTGCTGCAGAGTCCAACCCACTGGACAGAGAGCGCCCCTGAACCCCAGGAAGAGGCCAGAAATGAGAGAGCTGGCTGAATGGCACTGAGCCAACACATGCCCCCAGATTCACGCTCTGAGCAGCCAGAGAGCAGGAGCCCATGGATTTGGGGGATGCCTCCAAGTAGGGTCTCTGTACCTCATGGCTGGCTTCCAGGACCCACGGGAGCAAAGACTCTGCACCAGACAGATGCGAAGGGCCTAGCACCACAGGGGTGACCTGATCCCAGGGCCTggcctccccccaacccccccagaCGCTCGGGAAGAGCCTTCCCGAGACGCATCACTTTGGCATGTGGGTTATTTTGAGCCAAGGTCAGCCATGACCTCCTGAGAAAACTTTCCATTCGCCAaactccctaaaaaaaaaaaacgggaacacggTGGGGGTGGGGCAAAGGGGGGCTGTGACCCAAGGTGTTTACTGGAAATCACCCCAGTATGGGAGAAAGACATTAATGAATATGGCGGTAGCAGCCTCTGTCACAGGGTCTGTGGGCTTCATCCAGAAGTCTGGGAGTGAAGTCTGGCTGAGGGTCATGTGGGGTCCCCCCAGACTCTTCCCT from Suncus etruscus isolate mSunEtr1 chromosome 11, mSunEtr1.pri.cur, whole genome shotgun sequence harbors:
- the LOC126022868 gene encoding cold shock domain-containing protein E1-like: MSFDPNLLHNNGHNGYPNGTSAALRETGVIEKLLTSYGFIQCSERQARLFFHCSQYNGNLQDLKVGDDVEFEVSSDRRTGKPIAIKLVKIKPEILPEERINGQEVFYLTYTPEDVEGNVQLETGDKINFVIDNNKHTGAVSARNIMLLKKKQARCQGVVCAMKEAFGFIERGDVVKEIFFHYSEFKGDLEALQPGDDVEFTIKDRNGKEVATDVRLLPQGTVIFEDISIEHFEGTVTKVIPKVPSKNQNDPLPGRIKVDFVIPKELPFGDKDTKSKVTLLEGDHVRFNISTDRRDKLERATNIEVLSNTFQFTNEAREMGVIAAMRDGFGFIKCVDRDARMFFHFSEILDGNQLHIADEVEFTVVPDMLSAQRNHAIRIKKLPKGTVSFHSHSDHHFLGTVEKEATFSNPKTTSPNKGKEKEAEDGIIAYDDCGVKLTIAFQAKDVEGSTSPQIGDKVEFSISDKQRPGQQIATCVRLLGRNSNSKRLLGYVATLKDNFGFIETANHDKEIFFHYSEFSGDVDSLELGDMVEYSLSKGKGNKVSAEKVNKTHSVNGITEEADPTIYSGKVIRPLRSVDPTQTEYQGMIEIVEEGDMKGEVYPFGIVGMANKGDCLQKGESVKFQLCVLGQNAQTMAYNITPLRRATVECVKDQFGFINYEVGDSKKAPRLPQTPALIL